The Pseudomonadota bacterium sequence GAAGGCGAAAATCCTATGGGTTTTTGCCTTGTAAATAGCTGCGGCGGCAATTCCGGTCAGGGTGAGGATTGCAAATAAGGTTGGCGGAGGGGTTAGAAGAGAGGAGGAAACCGGCAGGTCATGGATCAGACTCAGACGGGATGGCAGGGGCAGGATGAGCAGATTCAAGTAATAGAGAATAACCCTTGGTTCGGTGAGCAGTCTGTTTGTGATTGTAAAATCCCGCTGCGCATAGGTTGAAAGAATATTGTCCACCGGTTGCCCGCCGAGAAAGAGAAGAGCGGGAATCGCCGAGCAGAGTAGTATGAAGATTATTGCCGGTAGCTGGCGTTTGATCCATCGGCGGTTGAGATTCTTGAAAAAAAACCATTCATATAAGAACAGAAACAGCGGCAGGCTGGCGGCAATTTCTTTGGAGCCCAGGGCTAAAAAGCCTGCTAGCACAGAGCCGCAGAAGAATAATGTGCCAAAGGTTTTTGAATCAGTGACGCGAGCCTTTGAGTAGAGAAGAACAGACAGGATATAAAACAGCGCCGCGAGGCTGTTCATTCTTTGAACTATATAAGTTACAGACTGTGTATGAATAGGGTGGACGGCCCAGATCAGTGCCGCCAGAAGCGGGATCAGGAAAGAGTGGGTTTCTTGTTCGTTTCCTGATTTAATCTGAATTTCAAGGATGTTCTGGGCAAGGAAATATATACAGATTGCCGCGAGTATATGGATCAAAATATTGACAAGATGATAGCCGAAGACATCATAGCCATGAAAATAATAGTTCAGCGCCAAACTGATATTGGCCACCGGCCTATTCATTGCCGGACTTTTAAAGCCGGCGGTGAAAAAATTTTCAAAGGTGAGTGAGGTTATTCTGACTGCGGGGTTTTCAAGGATATTTGTGCGGTCGTCAAAAAGAAAAGGAGAGTGCAGGGTATTTGAGTAAACAGCAAAAACCGTAACCGAGAGAATTGCCGCGGCTAAACAATGGAGCAGGATTCGGCGTTTACAATCCGAAGGCAAAGGCTCTGGGGAGGCCGGAGAGTCAATTTCGGTCAACTGGTTGTCTGAAGCCATAAGTCTCCATGAGACAAGAACGAGATTTACCCTTGAGATCAACAGAGAAACCAAGAGAACTTTTTATTGAAATTCCTATCACATCCTGTCCGGATATAGAAGCCTTATTCTCTGGGGCTTCGGCTTGAAAAAAGGTGGAAGAAGAAATTTATGATTTATTAACAGTAGGTTATGAGAAAAAACAGACTAGTGCGGGTAAGGATTCGTTCAGAAAAAATTGAAATTGTAATGATATTTCAACAGGTGCAAGGCGATGCTTTTAATGGTTCGGCTTTATCCTTGACAGTCTAATTTTTACATTGTATTCACAAGGCATTGTGACAAAGAATTTTCAAAAAAAGATCTCCTTGCAAACCATATCATAAAAAAATTAAAGATAATGATTGATACTATGAATACGTTACGCAAAAAATGTTTGCGGCCACTTTTTGCCGTAAAGCTGAATATCATGCCAATGGCAATTCTTTCACTTCTGCTGCTGGCGGCAACATTCTTTTCCTCTGCCGCGTCGGCAGGTACATGTGTCGATGGGAAATGTCATGAGAATCTGACAAAATACAAACATCTTCATGGGCCGACGGCCGCGGAGCAGGCCGGAGTCAAAGCCTGTGTGGTCTGCCATGAACCGGCCGGGGCAAATTGTACAGTGTCCGCAGCAGGAGTCTTTACCCAAAAAAAAGAAGGTATGTGTGAAATCTGTCACGAAAAAGGGACGGGAACACAACATACCTTTGAATCTCCCAACTGCCTGGAATGTCATGATCCCCACGGTTCCAACGAGAGTCTTAATTTTCTTCGGCCTGGGAAGAATCTTTCAAAACCATAGGGTGTGCCTGGATTTTTAAGCAGTAATTTTACGTCAGGTGGACATGCACCTGTTCTCCCGGGCGTATCCTGCTTCGATGCGCCGGAAGCAAAATCACACAATCAATCGCCTCATATTTTTGCGCCGGCCGAACTTTTAATCTGCCATTATCTGTGCGCAAAATCCCCCCTTTGAGTTGAAAACAGCCTTTTTTCAATACAATATTTTCTTCGGCCTCGGCCTTGATTATCGATGGGAGCTGTTTTTTCAGGCCCTGCATTTTTTTCAGGGCAGGCAGGACCAGTTCATTAAACAGCAGTCGCACAACGCCCGGCGGGCCGGGAAGTGCAAAGATCAGTTTGTCGGCAAGTATGCCGAATTTTGCGCCGCTGCCTGGCCGCATGGCAATCCCGCTGAAGATCGTATTGATTGCAAGCTGTTCAAATACTGCACCGATCAGATCATATTTCCCGGGGCCGGTGCCGCCGGTGGTGATAATTATCCTGGCTGAAGAAGCGATTATCCCGGTGAGTGCTGAGCGCAGAAGATCTGCATTGTCATCAACCGGCCCGTAAATCGAACATTTAATCCGGTGCTGTTTTAGAAGCCCCTGAAGAAGATAATTGTTGCCGCTGACCACCAGCCCCGAAGCAATTGCCGTGCCCGGAGATATGAGTTCGGACCCGGTTGTAAGCACGGCAATATCCGGCCTCTGGTAAACCGGGAATTCAAAATAACCATATTCAGCAAGCAGTGGCAGATGATCCGGAAAAATTTCGCTGCCGTCTTTGATAATCACCCGGTTTTTTTTGAAATCATCACCGGGTTTGCGGATATTGGCGAAAATTTTCGGCAGACGGTGAATAGTCACAAACCCTCGTTCCTCAGAGCAATGTTCAAGAGGGACAACGGTATCTGCCCCCTGAGGCAGTCTGGCGCCGGTCATAATGCGCATGGCGGAATGTTTTTGGAGCCGGGTGATTGGCGCATTGCCGGCGGCGCTCTCCCCGCTGATTGTAAGGCGTGGCAAGGATTTGTCGGCAATATCGAGGTATTTTACTGCAAAGCCATCCATTGAGGACTGAATAAATGCCGGGGTGTTGTGCCGGGATTTAAGGGTCTGCGCCGCCACTCTTCCGGAGGAGTTTTCAATGGGGACAAGCTCGGTATTGCTCGGCGTCGCAAAGCGATGAATTGCTGCCCGCGCATTCTGAAAAGAAAGTTTCATGACCTCACTCTGGTTTTAACGCCTGCAATTCATGGGGTTTATTGATATTTGCAAAGGAAGATAAACCATCGCTGACGGCAAGGATTTCTTCCATGGAGATTTTTCGCACCGTAACCTTTTCAAGAACCTGGACAATTTTATTTTGTTTTGCAGCCAGGGCATTTTCAAATGCCGGCAGGGCGGTTTTTCGGTAAACAGCATGAAGGGGCTCCGGACCTTTTTCCAGCCAGGGCAGAGCAACATCCCAATCGCCGCTAAGGCCGCACAGAAAGCGGATTATTTCAGGATTGATCAGTGGCATATCGCAACCGGTGATAAAAATTTGTGAGGCTGCAGTCTTTGACAGGGCGGCGTGAATGCCGCCAAGGGGACCGCAGCCATTATAGATGTCGCCGGTCATCGGCCAGTTGATAAACCTGAATAGATCCGGGGTGTTGGTCACCAGCAGGCGGTTGGTGAAAATTTTCTCCATGGTGGCTGCGACATGGGCGAGAAGGGGTTTGCCGTTATAGAGTGCCAGGGCCTTATTGGAGCCGAAGCGGCGGCTTTCTCCTCCGGCCAGAATGACACCGGTTATCGTGTTCAGAGAAATATGTTGTTGCATGTGAACCATTATCAGCCAGTGGATTTTCAGTCCGGAGAAATGATGTGTTTGACCAGAAAGTCGGCAAGTCCTGAAATGTCCTCGGGATTGAAGACCGGAAGCATTTCTCCTGGTATCGGATCGTTGCTGATAAATGCCAGCCAGGTTGAATCTCTGCCCGGCAGGGGTTCGTCGTAGAGGTCTCTGCGAAATACTTCAATTTTTCTCGCATTGCCCTGTTTGTATCCTTCGGTAAGCACGATATCTACATCCTTGAAATACGTTTCGGCGATTTCCTCAGGGGCCAGGTCCCTTCCGGTGTCGGAGATAACTCCGATTGCCGCGGGCGATGAAAGGGCAACAGTTCTTGCGCCGGCCTGTTTCAGGCGCCAGGTATCCTTGCCCGGTTTGTCCATTTCAAAGGCGTGGACATGATGCTTGATGATTCCCACCCGGTAACCGAAAGTGATCAGCATGGGGATAATTTTTTCAAGCAAGGTGGTCTTGCCGCTGTCCGGTCTGCCGATGAATGAGACGATTGGAGGCATAGTTAAATCCAAGTGATTAGTTATGAGTGCTGAGTGCTGAGTGCTGAGTGAAAAATAGTAAGTAGTAAAAAAACTCAGTACTCATCTCTCTGCACTATCTTTCACCCCGGAGGCCAACCCATAGGCCGGCCGCCAAGCACATGCATATGGAGATGAAAAACCGTCTGGCCCGCCCCGGCGCCGTTGTTCATCACCAGGCGAAAATTATCAATGCCGTTTTCATGTGCGAGCCTGGCGCCGGTGCTGATCAGTTTTCCGGCAAGGGTTTCATCCTGGGCGGCAACATCGGACGGGCCGGTTAAATGTTTCTTGGGAATGACCAGAAAATGTTTGGGCGCTTCAGGGTTGATATCCCAGAAGGCATAGACGGCATCGTCTTCATAGATTTTTCTGGAAGGGATTTCACCTTTGACGATTTTGCAGAAAAGACAGTTGTCGGACATTGAAATCTCCTGTGCGATGGTTTTTGGGTTGATAGTTTCGTCATACACCATAATTTGGTAGAAAAACGAAGTCAAATTTAACCTGATCACGGAGTTGATATTATCAGTATTATCAATGAAGAGTTGTATTAATTGCTTTGTAAGGCGTCATTGGTTAATAACAATTATACTCCCTCGCGGATACTCACAACCTCTCCATCGTGTACGAAAGCGAATTTAAATGCAATTTGCGGTAACGCATTCAAATGGTTATAAAATGGAAATAACTCGCCTTGTTACTGAGATTTTAGTATTAATAGGTTGAAACAAAAAGGGCCTTGAAGTGGTCCAGTGAACAGGAAGTCTACGCAACAATCCCTATTGATACACTATTCCGCCTTGAGAGTTCGATTTTACAAAGGAAGAAGTTTTTATGCATACATCGATCATTTTTCCGGGAAAACAGGCAATCGGCCAAGTTTTGATTGCAGAGGGAAAACTTCAGCAAAACCAATTGGAGCGAGCCCTGGCCCACCAGAGTACGGTTCCCAACCGGATTGGTGAAATCCTCATTTCCCTTGGTTTTGTCAGTGAAGAAGACATGGTTTCAGCTTTGTCGGAGCAGCTTGCCATTCCCATTTATACTCCGGACCCGGACGATGAATATCTGCCGGTGAATTTCACCAAGATGTTTCACCGGGAGCACCCCATGGCGTTGATCAAGCGGCGTGATG is a genomic window containing:
- a CDS encoding histidine triad nucleotide-binding protein translates to MSDNCLFCKIVKGEIPSRKIYEDDAVYAFWDINPEAPKHFLVIPKKHLTGPSDVAAQDETLAGKLISTGARLAHENGIDNFRLVMNNGAGAGQTVFHLHMHVLGGRPMGWPPG
- the mobB gene encoding molybdopterin-guanine dinucleotide biosynthesis protein B, coding for MPPIVSFIGRPDSGKTTLLEKIIPMLITFGYRVGIIKHHVHAFEMDKPGKDTWRLKQAGARTVALSSPAAIGVISDTGRDLAPEEIAETYFKDVDIVLTEGYKQGNARKIEVFRRDLYDEPLPGRDSTWLAFISNDPIPGEMLPVFNPEDISGLADFLVKHIISPD
- a CDS encoding molybdenum cofactor guanylyltransferase translates to MQQHISLNTITGVILAGGESRRFGSNKALALYNGKPLLAHVAATMEKIFTNRLLVTNTPDLFRFINWPMTGDIYNGCGPLGGIHAALSKTAASQIFITGCDMPLINPEIIRFLCGLSGDWDVALPWLEKGPEPLHAVYRKTALPAFENALAAKQNKIVQVLEKVTVRKISMEEILAVSDGLSSFANINKPHELQALKPE
- a CDS encoding tetratricopeptide repeat protein, which translates into the protein MASDNQLTEIDSPASPEPLPSDCKRRILLHCLAAAILSVTVFAVYSNTLHSPFLFDDRTNILENPAVRITSLTFENFFTAGFKSPAMNRPVANISLALNYYFHGYDVFGYHLVNILIHILAAICIYFLAQNILEIQIKSGNEQETHSFLIPLLAALIWAVHPIHTQSVTYIVQRMNSLAALFYILSVLLYSKARVTDSKTFGTLFFCGSVLAGFLALGSKEIAASLPLFLFLYEWFFFKNLNRRWIKRQLPAIIFILLCSAIPALLFLGGQPVDNILSTYAQRDFTITNRLLTEPRVILYYLNLLILPLPSRLSLIHDLPVSSSLLTPPPTLFAILTLTGIAAAAIYKAKTHRIFAFCLLWFLGNLLIESSVLGLEIIFEHRTYLPSMLLGLLPALLILKFPRHKPLAISMLLILAIVFSIWTYQRNFVWKDAVTFWKDCVVKAPSSLRAHNNLGLVLADEGNFSEAEKHFSEALKIAPGYVDARLSLGVVLKRQGRYSDAAAQYRNLLINDPYNARAHNNLGIILKIQGNLDQAVYHYKEALRISPAYAFAHHNLANALKIQGNLQEAAYHHARAARLDPELARARGSLLKTETGRE
- a CDS encoding molybdopterin molybdotransferase MoeA, with the translated sequence MKLSFQNARAAIHRFATPSNTELVPIENSSGRVAAQTLKSRHNTPAFIQSSMDGFAVKYLDIADKSLPRLTISGESAAGNAPITRLQKHSAMRIMTGARLPQGADTVVPLEHCSEERGFVTIHRLPKIFANIRKPGDDFKKNRVIIKDGSEIFPDHLPLLAEYGYFEFPVYQRPDIAVLTTGSELISPGTAIASGLVVSGNNYLLQGLLKQHRIKCSIYGPVDDNADLLRSALTGIIASSARIIITTGGTGPGKYDLIGAVFEQLAINTIFSGIAMRPGSGAKFGILADKLIFALPGPPGVVRLLFNELVLPALKKMQGLKKQLPSIIKAEAEENIVLKKGCFQLKGGILRTDNGRLKVRPAQKYEAIDCVILLPAHRSRIRPGEQVHVHLT